A portion of the Paenibacillus hamazuiensis genome contains these proteins:
- a CDS encoding amidoligase family protein produces the protein MWPKTVDWKSLKFGVEIEFIGGKPQEVELLPGWIMSLDEMQIDETGMESGSELKPPPLSWSERGQIEVMLTRLRENGATVNWSCGLHVHVGLEPWGEDIVQPLLDAALRYQDSIRALVDTADHRLIFCPPVTEEMRRRAASEPCENALLRRGRPQSHRCGINLAAWYDIGTVEIRYANGSLDYDEILNTVELYLRFIAAIGAGRTLPRLPEEMAAELDAPAGGFPKPIAPPKWFLERMWLEELLRPGFASIAADLVPDGEVHSIIPVPEGLLVSIEQTGDGTLRKFVFGPPSTGWELLREI, from the coding sequence ATGTGGCCAAAAACGGTTGATTGGAAAAGTCTTAAATTTGGCGTGGAAATCGAATTTATCGGCGGCAAGCCGCAAGAGGTGGAGCTTCTGCCCGGCTGGATCATGTCTCTGGATGAAATGCAAATCGACGAAACCGGCATGGAATCGGGAAGCGAGCTGAAGCCGCCGCCTCTTTCGTGGAGTGAACGGGGACAAATCGAGGTCATGCTGACCCGTTTGCGGGAAAACGGCGCCACCGTCAATTGGAGCTGCGGCCTGCACGTGCACGTCGGGCTGGAGCCGTGGGGAGAGGATATTGTGCAGCCTCTGCTGGACGCCGCTTTGCGGTACCAGGATTCGATCCGGGCGCTTGTTGATACCGCAGATCACCGCTTGATCTTTTGCCCTCCGGTTACGGAGGAGATGCGCAGACGGGCTGCATCCGAGCCTTGCGAGAACGCGCTTCTCCGCCGCGGCCGGCCCCAATCCCACCGATGCGGAATCAATCTGGCCGCGTGGTATGATATCGGCACGGTGGAAATCCGTTACGCCAACGGTTCTTTGGATTACGACGAAATTTTGAATACGGTCGAATTGTATTTGCGGTTTATTGCCGCCATCGGGGCAGGCCGAACGCTTCCCCGCCTCCCTGAAGAAATGGCTGCCGAGCTGGATGCGCCGGCCGGAGGATTTCCGAAGCCGATTGCGCCGCCGAAGTGGTTTCTCGAAAGAATGTGGCTCGAGGAGCTGCTTCGGCCGGGCTTTGCTTCCATTGCAGCCGACCTTGTGCCGGATGGGGAGGTTCACAGCATCATCCCGGTGCCGGAAGGCTTGCTCGTTTCGATCGAACAAACAGGCGACGGGACGCTCCGCAAGTTTGTTTTCGGACCGCCTTCCACGGGTTGGGAGCTTTTGCGGGAGATATAA
- a CDS encoding D-2-hydroxyacid dehydrogenase, which produces MNIVILDGYTLNPGDLSWQGLEKLGNVSIYERTPPDLVLERASGADILLTNKTPLHAEILAKLSDLQYIGVLATGYDVVDVNFAKQRNVVVTNVPGYGTDSVAQMVFALLLELCQNVKLHSDAVRSGEWAAGKDWCFWKTPLVELAGKTLGIVGYGQIGEQVARIGLAFGMKIVAFKRTMAESTPFPNFRWARLSELLEVSDVVSLHCPLTPETEGMINKASLAGMKSTAFLINTARGKLLVDEDLADALNRGVIAGAGLDVLSVEPPHGSNPLFKANNCIITPHIAWATKEARSRLLNTAVDNIRAFISGTMKNVVNK; this is translated from the coding sequence GTGAACATTGTCATTCTTGACGGGTATACTCTTAATCCCGGAGATTTAAGCTGGCAGGGGCTCGAAAAGCTCGGCAATGTCAGCATCTACGAAAGAACACCGCCGGATTTGGTTTTGGAAAGGGCATCGGGGGCCGATATTCTGCTGACTAACAAAACGCCTCTGCATGCCGAAATTTTAGCGAAACTATCCGACTTACAGTATATCGGGGTGCTGGCAACCGGTTACGATGTAGTGGATGTCAATTTTGCCAAACAACGCAATGTCGTCGTCACCAACGTACCGGGATATGGAACGGATTCCGTAGCCCAAATGGTATTTGCCCTGCTGCTCGAGCTGTGCCAAAATGTTAAGCTTCACAGCGATGCCGTGCGCAGCGGCGAATGGGCGGCCGGTAAGGATTGGTGCTTCTGGAAGACGCCTCTCGTTGAGCTTGCCGGCAAAACCTTAGGAATTGTCGGCTACGGGCAGATTGGGGAACAAGTTGCGCGGATAGGTTTGGCCTTCGGCATGAAAATTGTGGCTTTCAAAAGGACGATGGCGGAAAGCACCCCTTTTCCAAACTTTCGTTGGGCCCGGCTTTCCGAACTGCTCGAAGTGTCGGACGTAGTCAGCCTTCATTGTCCGCTAACGCCCGAAACGGAAGGGATGATCAACAAAGCCAGCTTAGCGGGCATGAAGAGCACTGCGTTTCTTATTAATACCGCACGGGGCAAGCTGCTCGTGGACGAAGATTTGGCCGATGCCTTGAACCGGGGAGTCATCGCCGGTGCGGGGCTGGATGTTTTGTCCGTCGAGCCGCCTCACGGCTCGAACCCGTTATTCAAAGCAAACAATTGCATCATCACCCCGCACATCGCTTGGGCGACTAAAGAAGCAAGGTCCAGATTGCTGAACACTGCGGTGGATAATATTCGGGCCTTTATTTCTGGGACTATGAAGAATGTAGTCAATAAATAG
- a CDS encoding zinc-dependent dehydrogenase: MKAAIFHGPEKISVQNIAVPQINEFEVLVRIRVSGVCGTDVRIFVGEKTKGIRPDSVIGHEMVGIVEQAGSRVSGFAKGDRVGIMPVIPCLKCHYCLNGRENACANRKAIGYEFDGGFAEYVKIPQIALEAGNLVKLPNHVPFEQAVIAEPLACCINGNRKANIRMNDTVVVIGGGPIGLMHVQLAKISGARKVIVSELLEHRLGRALTAGADIVVNPQRQSLRDVVMQETEGLGADAVIMAIGVPSIVQECIELLRKGGTINLFAGFPKEAGCEIDPNFIHYQEVQVNGTTALTRSDYLTALSLIASGKINTGVLTTPGYTLDQIREAILDVKSGKGMKSIIHM, from the coding sequence ATGAAGGCAGCTATTTTTCACGGACCGGAGAAAATCTCCGTACAGAACATCGCCGTACCGCAAATTAACGAGTTTGAGGTGCTGGTTCGCATTCGGGTCAGCGGAGTTTGCGGTACTGATGTACGTATTTTCGTCGGTGAGAAAACGAAAGGCATTCGGCCTGATTCCGTCATCGGTCATGAGATGGTGGGCATCGTTGAACAAGCAGGAAGCCGGGTTTCCGGATTTGCCAAAGGAGACCGGGTGGGCATTATGCCCGTGATTCCTTGCCTGAAGTGTCATTATTGCTTGAATGGGAGGGAAAACGCATGCGCCAACCGAAAAGCGATCGGGTATGAATTTGACGGGGGTTTTGCAGAATATGTGAAAATTCCGCAGATTGCGCTTGAAGCCGGCAATCTTGTGAAGCTTCCCAACCATGTTCCCTTTGAGCAGGCCGTCATAGCCGAGCCCTTGGCCTGCTGCATCAACGGAAATAGAAAGGCCAACATTCGCATGAACGACACTGTCGTTGTCATTGGCGGAGGCCCCATCGGCCTGATGCACGTTCAACTGGCTAAAATTTCGGGGGCGCGCAAGGTAATCGTCAGCGAACTGCTTGAGCATCGGTTAGGCCGGGCCTTGACTGCAGGAGCCGACATCGTCGTAAACCCGCAGCGGCAATCGCTTCGTGACGTCGTCATGCAGGAAACGGAAGGGCTTGGCGCCGATGCGGTGATTATGGCGATCGGCGTGCCGTCCATCGTACAGGAGTGTATCGAGCTGCTGCGCAAAGGGGGTACTATCAACCTGTTCGCGGGTTTCCCCAAAGAGGCAGGATGCGAAATTGACCCGAATTTCATTCATTATCAGGAAGTGCAGGTTAACGGAACTACAGCCCTGACCCGCAGCGATTACTTGACGGCCTTGTCCCTTATCGCAAGCGGAAAAATAAACACCGGAGTTCTGACTACGCCGGGTTACACGCTGGATCAAATCCGGGAAGCCATACTGGATGTCAAGTCGGGAAAAGGCATGAAATCCATCATTCATATGTGA
- a CDS encoding xylulokinase, translating to MSHVIGIDIGSSGIKVGAFDREGHLAWLEYEPYSLLFPQPGWVEIDLELIWELVHKLAAKVCRQARDHGGEIEAISISCFCNASVFMDETGRPLCNGIMYMDQRSSEEADWIRQNVPEEMRFAITKNRIEPGMFSATTLLWVRNHRPELYRKTHKWGHLSSFILYKLTGAFVLDWTQASYTSLYDVARYQWSSELTDRYGIDERLLPEVVAPSEIVGRLLASSDLPLGPVPVVAGGADTACSSLALGLQPGELFESVGTSNVLTVCSDQPDRFDPRFMNRCHILKNRWLSHGAMSTPGSTIRWFKETFLTAAEQRSRSILDELALSSRPGANGLYFLPYMFGERTPIWDIHARGTFAGLDLTSTKADMLQAIYEGCAYGLRQIYEILDQVYALPCSEFKSIGGGAKNRHWTQIKSTVLGKGIYVQEVSESAVCGAARLAGNAVGFSSSLQEAVPSIGKVLYKAEPDERLSEFYEQRYQLFNELYPSLRNFFAKSSLLRNKVQ from the coding sequence ATGTCTCACGTAATAGGAATAGATATCGGTTCCAGCGGAATTAAAGTGGGAGCGTTTGATCGGGAAGGGCATCTTGCATGGTTGGAATATGAGCCGTACTCTCTCCTATTTCCCCAACCGGGATGGGTGGAAATTGATCTGGAGCTGATTTGGGAGCTCGTTCATAAGCTTGCAGCCAAAGTATGCAGGCAAGCGAGAGATCATGGCGGAGAAATAGAGGCTATTTCCATATCCTGCTTCTGCAACGCCTCCGTATTTATGGATGAGACGGGTAGACCGCTGTGCAACGGCATCATGTACATGGATCAACGGAGTTCGGAGGAAGCCGATTGGATACGGCAGAACGTACCCGAAGAAATGCGCTTTGCCATTACCAAAAATCGGATCGAGCCGGGAATGTTTTCTGCAACAACTTTGTTATGGGTGAGGAACCATCGTCCCGAATTATATCGCAAAACGCACAAATGGGGGCATTTGTCGTCATTCATCCTGTATAAGCTTACAGGCGCTTTCGTGCTCGATTGGACGCAGGCTTCTTATACGTCTTTATACGATGTGGCGCGATATCAATGGTCGTCCGAGCTGACGGACCGGTATGGAATCGACGAACGTCTGCTCCCCGAGGTAGTAGCTCCGAGCGAGATCGTAGGCAGGCTTCTGGCCTCAAGCGATCTCCCCCTCGGGCCCGTCCCCGTCGTCGCCGGGGGGGCCGATACGGCATGTTCCTCCCTGGCGCTGGGACTGCAGCCCGGCGAGCTTTTCGAATCGGTCGGAACGTCGAATGTGTTAACTGTATGCAGCGATCAGCCGGACCGGTTCGATCCGCGTTTCATGAACCGGTGCCACATCTTGAAAAATCGCTGGTTGTCGCATGGCGCCATGTCCACTCCCGGCTCCACCATCCGCTGGTTCAAGGAAACTTTCCTGACCGCTGCCGAACAGCGGAGCCGTTCCATCTTGGACGAACTCGCCCTAAGTTCGCGGCCCGGGGCCAACGGCTTGTATTTCCTTCCCTACATGTTCGGGGAACGGACCCCGATTTGGGATATTCATGCGCGGGGTACCTTTGCAGGACTCGATCTGACCTCGACGAAGGCCGACATGCTGCAGGCGATTTACGAAGGGTGCGCATACGGCCTAAGACAAATCTATGAAATCCTGGACCAGGTCTACGCACTCCCTTGCAGCGAATTCAAATCGATCGGCGGAGGCGCCAAAAACCGCCATTGGACGCAGATCAAATCGACGGTGCTCGGCAAAGGCATTTATGTACAGGAGGTATCCGAGTCGGCAGTTTGCGGCGCGGCCCGGCTGGCCGGAAATGCCGTCGGATTCAGCAGCAGTCTTCAGGAGGCGGTTCCTTCAATCGGGAAGGTCTTGTATAAAGCGGAGCCGGATGAGCGTTTGAGCGAATTTTACGAACAGCGGTACCAATTATTCAACGAATTGTATCCTTCCCTGCGGAACTTTTTTGCCAAATCTTCTTTATTGAGAAATAAGGTGCAGTAA
- a CDS encoding DUF3231 family protein, translating into MNWFEVIKDAIEPFLDGEKQPLHVGEVMNLWYYLAGTQHAMRGEQVALNTVKNEELKKHFQDLQKIHKSVRDDIIALFQKEGIPQPRVTPPKNQAVFANIPDDAKFSDEEAAQLVSENLVLAITFAARGITEAGRSDVAAMFAKFMSLKTAFAITFKDFLKRQGWLILPPAYHSELIGSK; encoded by the coding sequence ATGAATTGGTTTGAGGTCATTAAGGATGCGATCGAGCCGTTTCTGGACGGAGAAAAACAGCCGCTGCATGTCGGCGAAGTGATGAATTTGTGGTATTATTTGGCCGGGACGCAGCATGCCATGCGGGGCGAGCAGGTTGCTTTGAACACCGTTAAAAACGAAGAATTAAAAAAGCATTTTCAGGATTTGCAAAAAATTCACAAGAGCGTCAGGGACGATATTATCGCTTTGTTTCAAAAGGAAGGGATACCTCAGCCGAGGGTAACTCCCCCCAAAAACCAAGCTGTCTTCGCAAATATCCCCGACGATGCAAAGTTTTCCGACGAGGAAGCCGCCCAGCTTGTTTCGGAAAACCTCGTTTTGGCCATCACCTTTGCGGCACGGGGCATAACAGAGGCTGGCCGCTCCGATGTGGCCGCCATGTTTGCGAAATTTATGTCGCTGAAAACAGCCTTTGCCATTACCTTTAAAGATTTTCTTAAAAGACAGGGCTGGCTGATTCTCCCGCCGGCATACCATAGTGAACTGATCGGGTCCAAGTAA
- a CDS encoding DUF2238 domain-containing protein encodes MTHWLMDRNLRFSKNRLLQAIIAIFAVFWAIMAISPTDRIQWSIENILLVSIVIVLAATYRKFRFSNLSYLLMFLFFCLHTYAAHYTYQNTPFDVWLKTVLPVHRSYFDRVVHFAFGLLMTYPLGELFVRLTGQKGFWSYFAPAVLIFSASALFEIAEMAVAYAAGEAGQEYIGLQGDVFDTQKDMGLGLAGAMITMLVIARTQGENRKTGPLRT; translated from the coding sequence ATGACCCATTGGCTGATGGATAGGAATTTGCGTTTCTCCAAAAACCGTTTGCTTCAGGCGATCATCGCCATCTTCGCCGTCTTTTGGGCGATCATGGCGATTTCTCCGACCGATCGGATTCAATGGAGCATCGAGAACATTTTGTTGGTCAGTATCGTTATTGTGCTTGCCGCGACTTACCGGAAGTTTCGGTTTTCCAATCTGTCTTACTTGCTGATGTTTTTGTTTTTTTGCCTGCATACTTATGCGGCCCATTATACTTATCAAAATACCCCGTTCGATGTATGGCTCAAAACGGTGCTGCCCGTCCACCGCAGCTACTTTGACCGGGTTGTGCATTTCGCTTTCGGTCTGCTTATGACTTATCCGCTCGGCGAACTGTTTGTCCGTTTGACCGGGCAGAAAGGGTTCTGGTCGTATTTCGCACCGGCGGTGCTGATTTTCTCGGCAAGCGCGCTGTTTGAGATCGCCGAAATGGCGGTCGCTTACGCAGCCGGGGAGGCGGGGCAGGAATATATCGGGCTGCAGGGAGATGTTTTCGACACGCAAAAAGATATGGGGCTCGGTCTTGCCGGGGCGATGATTACGATGCTTGTCATTGCGCGCACCCAAGGGGAAAACCGCAAAACCGGTCCGCTCCGGACGTAA
- a CDS encoding DUF2243 domain-containing protein, with the protein MSRYFHDLRRHPTLKGAFLLGIGAVGMLDGIVFHQILQWHSTYMHTDRHYQIVSDGLFHLAVTAIILWGAIVLWNGGRNRESGSRRLFVSGLLSGAGCFNFAEGIVSHHLLQIHHVKPGEFQTAYDLAFDACGLVMLLAGIALYRSLRQS; encoded by the coding sequence ATGAGCCGGTATTTTCATGATTTGCGCCGCCATCCGACCCTGAAAGGCGCGTTCCTGCTCGGCATCGGAGCGGTCGGCATGCTTGACGGCATCGTATTCCATCAAATTTTGCAGTGGCACAGCACCTACATGCATACGGACCGGCATTACCAAATCGTCAGCGACGGACTGTTCCATCTGGCCGTAACGGCGATTATTTTATGGGGCGCCATCGTGCTGTGGAACGGCGGGAGGAATCGAGAGAGCGGCAGCCGGCGGCTCTTCGTCTCCGGACTGCTGAGCGGCGCCGGATGTTTCAACTTTGCGGAGGGGATCGTCAGCCACCATCTGCTGCAAATTCATCATGTGAAGCCGGGGGAATTTCAAACGGCATACGATCTCGCCTTTGACGCATGCGGCTTGGTTATGCTGCTGGCGGGAATTGCCTTATACCGCAGTTTGCGGCAGTCTTGA
- a CDS encoding MurR/RpiR family transcriptional regulator, with protein sequence MITQRASYVARIDATQQFFTDTEKKIAEFLLSKPDEIIRLSITELSEKTKSSDSSIIRFCRKIGYKGYQEMKIDVAQSLSSPAKQLHEDINDEDSIGHIKEKIFTAASSTILDTLHILDDLQLQGAIDALKKAKRIMILGNGASGMVALDAQHKFLKIGIPVITYLDNHMQLMGTSMLSSEDAVIAISHSGANKDILSAIALCKENHAAVIAITNFSKSPLTKQADFSLFTFSKETRFRTDATASRIAQLTIIDVLVTGLALTNPSYYLNNFQRTREATTNKRF encoded by the coding sequence ATGATTACTCAAAGAGCATCTTACGTGGCGAGAATTGACGCGACGCAGCAATTCTTCACTGACACGGAGAAGAAAATTGCCGAATTTTTGCTATCCAAACCTGACGAAATTATTCGGTTATCCATTACGGAACTGTCCGAAAAAACAAAAAGCAGCGATTCTTCCATCATTCGATTTTGCCGCAAAATCGGTTACAAAGGGTATCAGGAAATGAAAATCGATGTTGCGCAAAGTCTGTCGAGTCCGGCCAAGCAGTTGCACGAGGACATTAATGACGAGGATTCCATTGGCCATATCAAAGAAAAAATATTTACCGCCGCCTCTTCCACCATTCTTGATACTCTTCATATATTGGATGACCTGCAGCTCCAAGGGGCCATTGACGCATTAAAGAAAGCAAAACGGATTATGATACTGGGAAACGGCGCCTCGGGTATGGTGGCACTGGATGCCCAACATAAATTTTTGAAAATCGGCATTCCCGTCATTACTTACCTGGACAATCACATGCAGCTGATGGGGACGAGCATGCTTTCAAGCGAAGATGCAGTCATTGCCATATCGCATTCCGGAGCAAATAAAGATATCCTCTCCGCCATCGCGCTTTGCAAAGAGAATCATGCAGCCGTGATTGCAATCACAAACTTTTCAAAATCGCCCTTGACCAAGCAAGCGGATTTCAGTTTATTCACTTTTTCGAAAGAGACCCGGTTTCGTACGGACGCAACCGCTTCCCGAATCGCCCAATTGACAATTATCGACGTACTCGTGACCGGACTCGCCTTAACGAATCCAAGCTATTACTTAAATAATTTCCAACGCACCCGCGAAGCTACAACAAATAAACGATTCTAA
- a CDS encoding class I fructose-bisphosphate aldolase, whose product MALLGKEIRLQRLLNKESGRLLAVAVDQATARGIYEELMPIGRKISEIVSGGPDAMTMHKGIAEMCFPQHAGKTALILKCSTFSPWQPNYDAWVTDVEEGIRLGADAISMGCIVGGDDQPEQLRNLGLISGKAAKYGMPMIAHIYPRGNLIPPEEKDHWKHVAYAVRAGAELGVDIVKTKYTGDPETFRKVVEATPCKVVVAGGESGSRIEDYFRMAKDVIEAGGIGITFGRFVWSNSNPTAIVKALDHVIHKNGSVKEAVELYDELNQR is encoded by the coding sequence ATGGCACTATTAGGGAAAGAAATTCGTTTGCAACGGCTGCTGAATAAAGAATCGGGCCGACTGCTGGCGGTCGCCGTCGATCAGGCAACGGCAAGAGGGATATATGAAGAATTAATGCCGATAGGCCGGAAAATCTCGGAGATCGTCTCCGGCGGGCCGGATGCGATGACCATGCACAAAGGCATAGCCGAAATGTGCTTTCCACAGCATGCCGGCAAGACGGCTCTAATTCTGAAATGTTCCACATTCTCGCCTTGGCAGCCCAATTATGACGCTTGGGTAACGGACGTGGAGGAAGGAATCCGGCTAGGCGCCGATGCGATATCGATGGGTTGTATCGTAGGGGGAGACGATCAGCCGGAACAGCTTCGAAATTTGGGGCTCATTTCGGGGAAAGCGGCGAAATACGGTATGCCGATGATTGCTCATATTTATCCGAGAGGCAATCTGATTCCGCCCGAGGAGAAGGACCATTGGAAGCATGTGGCTTATGCCGTTAGAGCAGGCGCGGAGCTGGGCGTGGATATCGTTAAGACGAAATACACCGGCGATCCGGAGACGTTCCGGAAAGTAGTCGAAGCAACTCCATGCAAGGTAGTGGTCGCGGGCGGGGAGAGCGGAAGTCGAATTGAAGACTATTTCCGGATGGCCAAGGATGTCATCGAAGCGGGGGGCATCGGCATTACGTTTGGACGTTTTGTATGGAGCAACAGCAACCCGACGGCGATAGTCAAGGCATTGGATCATGTAATCCATAAGAACGGTTCGGTCAAGGAAGCTGTCGAATTATATGACGAACTTAATCAACGATAG
- a CDS encoding C40 family peptidase, translated as MPKKWITIAVLCGAVLLTGCLKKEQAAKELVTDGRMADPAVTERDEDLLVGDLGVERIVLPQLLRSLEQGRAQTATLLDPHGFPLIHRFPDPTVKPLRGGYAENVIETAKSYLHTPYEYGSDRTNPLTFDCSDFTRWVYLDALGMDLPWDSRSQAAYVRAFSKRIYTDFSKARRGDLLFFTRYLGNKPEDYQGLTEAEKPISHMGIYLGNGKLIHCASKETGGVRIDQIRWKHLQYRFLFGGGIL; from the coding sequence ATGCCGAAAAAATGGATAACGATAGCCGTTTTATGCGGAGCAGTTCTACTTACCGGATGTTTGAAAAAGGAGCAGGCCGCCAAGGAACTTGTAACGGACGGCAGAATGGCGGATCCGGCGGTTACCGAACGCGACGAAGATCTGCTCGTTGGCGACCTGGGCGTGGAGCGGATTGTTTTGCCGCAGCTGCTGCGGTCCCTGGAGCAAGGAAGAGCGCAAACCGCCACCTTGCTGGACCCTCACGGCTTCCCGCTTATCCATAGATTTCCGGATCCGACTGTAAAACCGCTGCGGGGAGGCTACGCGGAAAACGTCATCGAGACCGCCAAAAGTTACCTGCACACTCCTTACGAATACGGCTCGGACCGCACAAATCCGTTGACTTTTGACTGTTCGGATTTTACCCGTTGGGTGTATCTGGATGCTCTCGGCATGGATTTGCCGTGGGATTCACGAAGCCAGGCCGCTTACGTCAGGGCGTTTTCCAAGCGCATTTACACCGATTTTAGCAAAGCCCGCCGGGGGGATCTGCTCTTTTTCACCCGCTATCTCGGCAACAAACCTGAGGATTATCAAGGTTTGACCGAAGCGGAAAAGCCGATCTCCCATATGGGCATTTATTTGGGGAACGGCAAACTGATTCATTGCGCCTCCAAGGAAACGGGCGGAGTCCGGATCGATCAGATCCGCTGGAAGCATCTGCAGTACCGGTTCCTGTTCGGCGGCGGAATACTTTGA
- a CDS encoding MFS transporter produces MAMPESQANIIPGVKKRSGYRWVVLAVIFCVYTVCMADRTNIGVVLPFLKKEFTLNNFESGAIASFFFLGYAITQIPAGFWLGKKGSRGIVSLAVLGFSAVTFLMGTIGNAASLKWLRLALGVTEGPAPVSMTSTINQWFPAKEKATATGVYIASTQLAPIIVPIVATWIAIAYGWRSVFYWFAVPGIILAAVWYLLVRTKPEESSRVSQGELEYIRQSEAADTQSVDQKSFGWLDKLIRYKQVERISNVKNLFKSWNILGNTVTYFLMNSVVYGMLTWVPSYLVNAKGYSFMKMGFVSSTPAIGGLCGALLGGWLSDKVFLKRRKPTMLLTALATAIMMIVVINVPDNVTVISASLLLAGFFLNIGWPAFTAYPMGLTTRETYPVAIAIVNSGGNLGGFFSPMIVGALLDATNSYNLAFGFFAALLMLGFMLILTLEEAVQK; encoded by the coding sequence ATGGCAATGCCGGAATCTCAAGCTAATATTATTCCTGGAGTGAAGAAGAGATCGGGTTACCGTTGGGTAGTGCTTGCCGTTATTTTTTGCGTATATACCGTCTGTATGGCGGACCGAACCAACATTGGCGTCGTGCTGCCGTTCTTAAAAAAGGAGTTCACCTTAAACAACTTCGAGTCCGGCGCCATCGCAAGTTTTTTCTTCCTGGGGTACGCGATTACTCAAATACCGGCGGGCTTTTGGTTAGGCAAGAAAGGGTCGCGCGGCATCGTTTCTTTGGCCGTGCTTGGATTTTCCGCTGTAACCTTTCTGATGGGAACCATCGGCAATGCGGCCAGCTTGAAGTGGCTGCGCCTCGCTCTTGGCGTGACGGAAGGTCCTGCGCCGGTAAGTATGACGTCTACGATCAACCAATGGTTCCCTGCAAAAGAAAAAGCGACCGCCACCGGCGTTTATATCGCATCTACACAACTGGCTCCCATTATTGTACCGATTGTTGCCACATGGATTGCAATCGCTTACGGCTGGCGCAGCGTTTTCTATTGGTTTGCCGTTCCGGGAATCATTCTGGCTGCGGTATGGTATTTGCTGGTAAGAACGAAACCCGAGGAAAGCTCTCGTGTTTCGCAGGGCGAATTGGAATATATCCGTCAAAGCGAAGCGGCCGACACACAGTCCGTCGATCAAAAATCATTTGGCTGGCTGGATAAATTGATCCGGTATAAGCAAGTCGAACGCATTTCGAATGTCAAAAATTTGTTTAAATCGTGGAACATTTTGGGCAATACCGTTACTTATTTCTTAATGAACAGCGTCGTTTATGGAATGTTAACTTGGGTGCCTTCGTATTTGGTTAACGCAAAAGGGTACTCGTTTATGAAGATGGGTTTCGTTTCTTCCACCCCGGCAATCGGCGGTTTGTGCGGAGCGCTACTGGGCGGATGGTTATCCGATAAAGTATTTCTGAAAAGACGCAAACCGACCATGCTTCTGACCGCTCTGGCCACGGCGATTATGATGATTGTCGTGATCAACGTGCCGGATAACGTGACGGTGATCAGTGCGAGCTTGCTTCTGGCGGGTTTCTTCCTGAATATCGGTTGGCCGGCGTTCACGGCGTATCCCATGGGGTTAACGACAAGAGAGACGTATCCTGTTGCCATCGCTATTGTCAATAGCGGGGGCAATCTCGGCGGATTTTTCTCCCCGATGATTGTCGGCGCCCTTCTTGACGCAACCAACAGTTATAACTTGGCCTTCGGATTTTTTGCGGCCTTGTTGATGCTCGGTTTCATGCTGATCTTGACTTTGGAAGAAGCCGTTCAAAAATAA